A window from Culex pipiens pallens isolate TS chromosome 3, TS_CPP_V2, whole genome shotgun sequence encodes these proteins:
- the LOC120424407 gene encoding signal peptide peptidase-like 3 isoform X2, with the protein MSEGFGAGGQQQDDLLLQQSQQSQSQGSGEYQWSSYAMMDSSRVSTCLISMLLIVYGSFRSLNMEQEQREKEKKRQSESTNNLLTGEPIPPEQNKFATLDTMHALCLPLGASVSLLIMFFFFDSMQMLFAVCTAIIATVALAFLLLPMCQYIIRPCSDGNRISFGVCGRFTAAELFSFSLAVSIVCIWVLTGHWLLMDAMGMGLCVAFIAFVRLPSLKVSTLLLTGLLIYDVFWVFFSSYIFNTNVMVKVATRPADNPVGIVARKLNLGGIVREPPKLNLPGKLVFPSLHNSGHFSMLGLGDIVMPGLLLCFVLRYDAYKKSQCTQTAETGVPPPRGVGSRLTYFHCSLLGYFLGLLTATVSSEVFKAAQPALLYLVPFTLLPLLTMAYLKGDLRRMWSEPFIIQQASKQLEV; encoded by the exons ATGTCGGAAGGATTCGGTGCTGGCGGCCAGCAGCAAGACGACCTCCTCCTTCAGCAATCGCAGCAGTCGCAGTCGCAGGGTTCCGGCGAGTACCAGTGGTCCTCGTACGCCATGATGGATTCGTCCCGGGTCTCGACCTGTCTCATCTCGATGCTGCTGATCGTGTACGGCAGCTTCCGGAGCCTCAACATGGAGCAGGAGCAGCGCGAGAAGGAAAAGAAGCGTCAAAGCGAGAGCACCAACAATCTGCTGACCGGCGAGCCGATCCCGCCCGAGCAAA ATAAATTCGCCACACTCGACACGATGCATGCGCTCTGTCTTCCGTTGGGGGCCTCGGTTTCGCTGCTCATTATGTTCTTCTTCTTTGACTCAATGCAGATGCTGTTCGCCGTCTGTACTGCCA TCATTGCCACCGTAGCGCTAGCGTTTCTGCTCCTCCCGATGTGCCAGTACATCATCCGGCCCTGCTCGGACGGCAACCGGATATCCTTCGGGGTGTGCGGACGCTTCACGGCCGCCGAGCTGTTCAGCTTCTCGCTGGCGGTTTCGATCGTGTGCATCTGGGTGCTGACCGGCCACTGGCTGCTGATGGACGCCATGGGCATGGGCCTTTGCGTGGCCTTTATTGCGTTCGTGCGACTTCCCAGCCTGAAGGTGTCCACCCTGCTGCTGACCGGACTGCTCATCTACGACGTGTTCTGGGTGTTCTTCTCGTCGTACATCTTCAACACCAACGTGATGGTCAAGGTGGCGACCCGGCCGGCGGACAACCCCGTCGGAATCGTCGCGCGCAAGCTGAACCTGGGTGGAATCGTGCGGGAACCGCCCAAGTTGAATCTACCAGGAAAGCTGGTATTTCCCAGTCTGCACAACAGTGGCCACTTTTCCATGCTCGGCCTGGGGGACATCGTGATGCCGGGACTGCTGCTGTGCTTCGTGCTGCGCTACGACGCGTATAAAAAGTCCCAGTGCACTCAGACGGCGGAAACGGGCGTGCCACCGCCGAGGGGGGTCGGCTCGAGGCTTACTTACTTTCATTGTTCCTTATTAGG TTATTTCCTCGGTTTATTAACCGCCACCGTTAGCTCGGAAGTATTTAAGGCAGCTCAGCCCGCCCTGCTGTATTTAGTACCGTTCACATTGCTACCTCTGCTGACGATGGCATATCTAAAG ggtgATTTAAGGCGAATGTGGAGCGAGCCGTTCATCATTCAGCAAGCATCCAAGCAGTTAGAGGTTTAA
- the LOC120424407 gene encoding signal peptide peptidase-like 3 isoform X1, whose protein sequence is MSEGFGAGGQQQDDLLLQQSQQSQSQGSGEYQWSSYAMMDSSRVSTCLISMLLIVYGSFRSLNMEQEQREKEKKRQSESTNNLLTGEPIPPEQTFFPDKFATLDTMHALCLPLGASVSLLIMFFFFDSMQMLFAVCTAIIATVALAFLLLPMCQYIIRPCSDGNRISFGVCGRFTAAELFSFSLAVSIVCIWVLTGHWLLMDAMGMGLCVAFIAFVRLPSLKVSTLLLTGLLIYDVFWVFFSSYIFNTNVMVKVATRPADNPVGIVARKLNLGGIVREPPKLNLPGKLVFPSLHNSGHFSMLGLGDIVMPGLLLCFVLRYDAYKKSQCTQTAETGVPPPRGVGSRLTYFHCSLLGYFLGLLTATVSSEVFKAAQPALLYLVPFTLLPLLTMAYLKGDLRRMWSEPFIIQQASKQLEV, encoded by the exons ATGTCGGAAGGATTCGGTGCTGGCGGCCAGCAGCAAGACGACCTCCTCCTTCAGCAATCGCAGCAGTCGCAGTCGCAGGGTTCCGGCGAGTACCAGTGGTCCTCGTACGCCATGATGGATTCGTCCCGGGTCTCGACCTGTCTCATCTCGATGCTGCTGATCGTGTACGGCAGCTTCCGGAGCCTCAACATGGAGCAGGAGCAGCGCGAGAAGGAAAAGAAGCGTCAAAGCGAGAGCACCAACAATCTGCTGACCGGCGAGCCGATCCCGCCCGAGCAAA CTTTTTTCCCAGATAAATTCGCCACACTCGACACGATGCATGCGCTCTGTCTTCCGTTGGGGGCCTCGGTTTCGCTGCTCATTATGTTCTTCTTCTTTGACTCAATGCAGATGCTGTTCGCCGTCTGTACTGCCA TCATTGCCACCGTAGCGCTAGCGTTTCTGCTCCTCCCGATGTGCCAGTACATCATCCGGCCCTGCTCGGACGGCAACCGGATATCCTTCGGGGTGTGCGGACGCTTCACGGCCGCCGAGCTGTTCAGCTTCTCGCTGGCGGTTTCGATCGTGTGCATCTGGGTGCTGACCGGCCACTGGCTGCTGATGGACGCCATGGGCATGGGCCTTTGCGTGGCCTTTATTGCGTTCGTGCGACTTCCCAGCCTGAAGGTGTCCACCCTGCTGCTGACCGGACTGCTCATCTACGACGTGTTCTGGGTGTTCTTCTCGTCGTACATCTTCAACACCAACGTGATGGTCAAGGTGGCGACCCGGCCGGCGGACAACCCCGTCGGAATCGTCGCGCGCAAGCTGAACCTGGGTGGAATCGTGCGGGAACCGCCCAAGTTGAATCTACCAGGAAAGCTGGTATTTCCCAGTCTGCACAACAGTGGCCACTTTTCCATGCTCGGCCTGGGGGACATCGTGATGCCGGGACTGCTGCTGTGCTTCGTGCTGCGCTACGACGCGTATAAAAAGTCCCAGTGCACTCAGACGGCGGAAACGGGCGTGCCACCGCCGAGGGGGGTCGGCTCGAGGCTTACTTACTTTCATTGTTCCTTATTAGG TTATTTCCTCGGTTTATTAACCGCCACCGTTAGCTCGGAAGTATTTAAGGCAGCTCAGCCCGCCCTGCTGTATTTAGTACCGTTCACATTGCTACCTCTGCTGACGATGGCATATCTAAAG ggtgATTTAAGGCGAATGTGGAGCGAGCCGTTCATCATTCAGCAAGCATCCAAGCAGTTAGAGGTTTAA